One uncultured Caproiciproducens sp. DNA segment encodes these proteins:
- a CDS encoding phosphopentomutase: protein MSKRVFLIVLDSVGIGEEPDAAEYGDEGSNTLAAAAKSSYFDMPNMQKLGLFNIDGVTCRPQAEKPTGAFARMREISMGKDTTIGHWEISGINSPKPLPTYPNGFPDDVIRAFEQKTGRKVICNKPYSGTDVIMDYGREHAETGALIVYTSADSVFQIAANEELVPVEELYGYCQTARELLMGEHGVGRVIARPFVGAYPDYKRTTNRHDFSLLPPKTTMLDQLKEKNFDVIAVGKINDIFAGKGISRFMRTKGNEEGIDRTIELTKEDFNGLCFINLVDFDMLYGHRNDVDGYAKGLTYFDGKLPEIITGLRDDDILMITADHGCDPSTPSTDHSREYTPWVIYGRHVKAGANLGTLPTFADIAATILDYFGVKSEVTGTSQLKNIVD, encoded by the coding sequence ATGAGTAAACGTGTTTTTTTAATTGTACTTGACAGTGTCGGTATCGGCGAAGAGCCGGATGCGGCTGAATATGGCGACGAGGGAAGCAATACGCTTGCCGCAGCCGCGAAAAGCAGCTATTTCGATATGCCTAACATGCAGAAGCTGGGCCTCTTTAATATTGACGGCGTAACCTGCCGCCCGCAAGCGGAAAAACCGACGGGTGCGTTTGCCCGCATGAGAGAAATTTCCATGGGCAAGGACACCACCATCGGCCACTGGGAGATTTCTGGAATCAATTCGCCGAAGCCTCTTCCGACCTATCCGAACGGTTTTCCGGACGATGTCATCCGCGCGTTCGAACAAAAAACCGGGCGCAAAGTTATCTGCAATAAACCATACTCCGGTACCGATGTGATTATGGATTACGGCAGGGAACACGCTGAAACCGGCGCGCTCATTGTTTACACTTCGGCGGACAGCGTATTTCAGATAGCGGCAAATGAAGAGCTTGTTCCAGTGGAGGAGCTTTACGGCTACTGCCAAACGGCAAGGGAATTGCTGATGGGCGAACACGGCGTCGGCAGGGTGATCGCGAGGCCGTTTGTCGGTGCCTATCCCGATTACAAGCGCACTACAAACCGCCACGATTTCTCGCTTCTGCCCCCAAAGACAACCATGCTGGATCAGCTAAAAGAAAAGAATTTCGATGTGATCGCCGTAGGCAAAATCAATGATATTTTCGCCGGAAAGGGAATCAGCCGGTTCATGAGGACCAAAGGAAACGAAGAGGGGATCGACCGGACAATTGAACTGACAAAAGAAGATTTTAACGGGCTATGCTTCATTAATTTAGTCGATTTTGACATGCTTTACGGTCATCGCAACGACGTGGACGGCTATGCCAAAGGGCTGACCTATTTTGACGGCAAGCTGCCTGAAATCATAACGGGGCTTCGCGATGACGATATTCTGATGATTACCGCGGACCATGGCTGCGACCCGTCGACGCCTTCAACCGATCATTCGCGCGAGTACACGCCATGGGTGATTTACGGCAGACATGTGAAAGCCGGGGCAAATCTGGGCACCCTGCCGACCTTTGCCGATATCGCTGCCACAATTCTTGATTATTTCGGCGTGAAATCGGAAGTTACAGGAACATCTCAATTAAAAAATATAGTTGATTGA
- a CDS encoding ABC transporter permease has product MKTLVKILKKPITSTLIAIIFGFLVAAVVLVFAGYNPWESFGALFKGIFAKPKYISNVIIKATPIILTGLSVAFAFKTGLFNIGAEGQYIAGTIAAVCVGVKFNFAPVVQVPLVVLTGLLAGAVFGGIIGYLKAKFGIHEVITSIMLNWIGLYLSNFVVNTATYHQPNSTSSYAVNESSFTMLLPNWKTSKVGMAALKPIQWLYEMMLKTDVNFGILIAVIMAVVIWVLLYRSTKGYELRAVGFNLDAAEFAGINVSRNITQSMLIAGALAGLAGALAITGTSPHKISQMAAFENNGFNGMSVALIAGSSPIGCIFAGLLFGGLLYGGQSVQQDVGAPTEIINIMIGTIVFFVALTKIVPSFADKLEKRGAHRVK; this is encoded by the coding sequence ATGAAAACGTTAGTCAAAATTCTTAAAAAACCGATTACCTCCACACTTATCGCCATTATATTCGGATTTTTGGTTGCCGCAGTCGTTCTTGTGTTTGCGGGCTACAACCCGTGGGAGTCTTTCGGGGCGCTGTTCAAGGGTATTTTTGCAAAGCCAAAGTACATTTCCAATGTCATCATCAAAGCGACACCAATTATTTTAACCGGCCTGAGCGTTGCATTTGCGTTTAAAACTGGTCTGTTCAATATTGGTGCGGAAGGTCAGTACATAGCCGGTACCATTGCCGCCGTTTGCGTCGGCGTGAAGTTTAACTTTGCACCCGTTGTGCAGGTTCCGCTCGTTGTCCTTACCGGTTTACTTGCGGGTGCGGTTTTCGGCGGAATCATCGGCTATTTAAAAGCGAAGTTTGGCATTCATGAGGTCATCACCAGCATTATGCTGAACTGGATCGGCCTTTATCTTTCCAATTTTGTTGTCAATACGGCGACTTATCATCAGCCGAATTCCACCAGCTCCTATGCCGTCAATGAATCGAGTTTTACTATGCTCCTGCCGAACTGGAAAACCTCAAAAGTGGGAATGGCCGCTTTAAAGCCAATTCAGTGGTTGTATGAAATGATGCTGAAAACAGATGTGAATTTCGGCATCCTGATCGCCGTCATTATGGCGGTTGTGATATGGGTACTGCTTTACCGTTCTACAAAAGGCTACGAACTGCGCGCAGTCGGTTTTAACCTCGACGCCGCGGAGTTTGCCGGTATCAACGTCAGCCGCAACATCACCCAGTCCATGCTGATCGCGGGTGCTTTGGCGGGTCTTGCGGGAGCGCTTGCCATTACCGGAACTTCACCGCATAAAATTTCCCAGATGGCTGCTTTTGAAAACAATGGGTTTAACGGGATGTCGGTCGCGCTGATTGCCGGTTCGTCCCCGATAGGCTGCATCTTTGCCGGACTTTTGTTCGGCGGCCTGCTTTACGGCGGGCAGAGCGTGCAGCAGGATGTCGGCGCACCGACGGAGATCATCAATATTATGATCGGTACCATCGTATTCTTCGTGGCGCTTACGAAAATCGTGCCTTCGTTTGCCGACAAGCTTGAAAAGAGAGGTGCTCACCGTGTTAAGTAA
- a CDS encoding pyrimidine-nucleoside phosphorylase: MRMYDMIAKKRDGGELSDEEIQFMISGYVNGEIPDYQVSALLMAIYFKGMSDRETASLTMCMANSGETVDLSSIDGIKVDKHSTGGVGDKTTLIISPIVASLGVRVAKMSGRGLGHTGGTVDKMESIPGMQTSIDREKFFDIVRKVGVSVIGQSGNLVPADKKLYALRDVTATIESIPLIASSIMSKKIAAGSDCILLDVKTGSGAFMKTVDDSIKLAQAMVAIGEHVGRKTIALITDMDRPLGNAIGNSLEIMEVCQTLKGHGPADLTEICMELAANMLFLAGKGSIDECKTLANRQIQNGKAFEKLREMIAAQGGDTGVLDDNTKFEQAKVRHEVLALSEGYLYSMNTEQCGIASVELGAGREKKEDSIDFSAGIMLRKKIGDYVRKNDVIAEFYSSSQERCKEAEKLFESAVSIRPMAPELIPIIHGRVTAAGVEKY, encoded by the coding sequence ATGAGAATGTATGATATGATCGCGAAAAAAAGAGACGGCGGGGAACTTTCCGATGAAGAAATCCAGTTTATGATCAGCGGATATGTAAACGGGGAAATTCCCGATTATCAAGTTTCCGCACTGTTGATGGCAATTTATTTTAAAGGGATGTCGGACAGGGAAACCGCTTCGCTGACCATGTGTATGGCCAACTCCGGAGAAACCGTCGATTTATCTTCCATTGACGGAATCAAAGTCGACAAACACAGCACCGGCGGAGTCGGGGATAAAACAACGCTGATTATTTCGCCGATTGTCGCGTCTTTGGGGGTGCGTGTTGCAAAAATGAGCGGCCGGGGGCTGGGTCACACCGGCGGCACGGTCGACAAGATGGAGTCCATTCCCGGAATGCAGACATCCATTGACCGCGAAAAGTTCTTTGACATTGTGCGCAAGGTCGGCGTCAGCGTGATTGGACAGTCGGGCAATCTGGTGCCTGCGGATAAAAAGCTGTATGCGCTGCGTGATGTTACCGCGACCATTGAAAGTATCCCACTGATTGCCTCCAGCATTATGAGCAAAAAAATCGCTGCCGGCTCCGATTGCATTCTTCTGGATGTCAAGACCGGCAGCGGCGCCTTTATGAAGACCGTGGATGATTCCATTAAGCTTGCACAGGCAATGGTGGCGATCGGCGAACATGTCGGACGTAAGACCATCGCGCTGATTACCGATATGGATCGTCCGCTCGGCAACGCAATCGGTAATTCGCTCGAAATCATGGAGGTTTGTCAGACCTTAAAGGGGCACGGCCCTGCCGATTTAACCGAAATCTGTATGGAGCTGGCTGCTAATATGCTGTTTTTAGCGGGTAAGGGCAGTATCGATGAGTGCAAAACACTTGCAAACAGGCAAATTCAAAATGGCAAGGCCTTTGAAAAACTCAGGGAAATGATTGCGGCGCAGGGCGGAGATACCGGTGTTCTTGATGATAACACGAAGTTTGAACAGGCAAAAGTAAGGCATGAAGTATTGGCGCTAAGCGAGGGTTATCTCTATTCCATGAATACGGAGCAATGCGGAATTGCTTCTGTGGAACTCGGTGCCGGCAGGGAGAAAAAAGAGGATTCCATCGATTTCAGCGCGGGCATTATGCTTCGTAAAAAGATCGGCGATTATGTTCGGAAGAACGATGTGATTGCGGAGTTTTACTCCTCCTCACAAGAGAGATGCAAAGAAGCAGAGAAACTGTTTGAAAGCGCGGTTTCCATTCGTCCTATGGCACCGGAATTGATTCCTATCATTCACGGCAGGGTAACTGCGGCCGGTGTGGAAAAATATTGA
- a CDS encoding BMP family ABC transporter substrate-binding protein, with product MKKIVALFLAVMMTASVTACASNTPAASSAAAPSSAAAESKADSTAAAADFKIGMVTDTGGVNDQSFNQSAWEGLQKISKDTGAIVKYSESKQESDYATNLDKAADDGNNLIWGIGFAMADAVTNSAKQNPDINYAIVDNSYGDKTPANVTGVMFRAQEPSFLVGYIAAKTTKTGKVGFVGGMTSAIIDQFEYGYRAGVAYAAKELGKKITIDSQYAESFTDSAKGKAIATKMFSNGCDVVFHAAGGVGVGVIEAAKEANKYAIGVDRDQAYLAPQNVLTSALKLVNQAVELVSKEAMDGKEIGGKTYTYGLTEDAVGIPEEHKLMGDDTYNAAVALEAKIKDKTITPPANKTEFAEFEKTLK from the coding sequence ATGAAGAAGATTGTAGCCCTTTTTCTTGCAGTTATGATGACGGCTTCTGTAACCGCATGCGCTTCTAATACCCCGGCAGCATCAAGCGCAGCAGCACCTTCAAGCGCAGCTGCTGAAAGCAAAGCCGATTCCACAGCAGCCGCAGCCGATTTTAAAATTGGCATGGTCACGGATACCGGCGGTGTAAACGACCAGTCTTTCAACCAGTCTGCTTGGGAAGGCCTGCAGAAGATTTCAAAGGATACAGGCGCGATTGTAAAGTATTCTGAATCCAAACAGGAATCCGATTATGCAACAAATCTGGACAAGGCTGCCGATGACGGCAACAACCTGATCTGGGGCATTGGTTTTGCAATGGCTGACGCCGTTACAAATTCAGCAAAACAAAATCCTGACATCAATTATGCCATTGTTGATAACTCTTATGGTGATAAAACACCTGCAAACGTAACCGGCGTTATGTTCCGCGCGCAGGAGCCATCTTTCCTGGTGGGTTACATTGCTGCTAAAACAACAAAGACCGGCAAAGTCGGGTTCGTAGGCGGCATGACAAGCGCCATTATCGATCAGTTCGAATACGGCTACAGAGCAGGCGTTGCATACGCTGCCAAAGAGCTTGGCAAAAAGATTACCATTGATTCCCAGTATGCTGAAAGCTTTACTGATTCCGCTAAAGGCAAGGCAATTGCAACAAAGATGTTCTCCAATGGATGCGATGTTGTGTTCCATGCTGCCGGCGGCGTAGGTGTTGGCGTTATTGAAGCAGCCAAGGAAGCAAACAAGTATGCAATCGGCGTTGACCGCGACCAGGCTTACCTTGCTCCTCAGAATGTTCTTACATCTGCTTTAAAGCTTGTCAATCAGGCAGTCGAGCTTGTTTCCAAGGAAGCAATGGATGGCAAGGAAATCGGCGGAAAAACTTACACGTATGGTCTTACCGAAGATGCTGTCGGTATTCCGGAAGAGCATAAGCTTATGGGTGATGACACCTACAATGCAGCAGTAGCTCTTGAAGCAAAAATCAAGGATAAGACAATCACTCCTCCGGCGAATAAAACAGAATTCGCAGAGTTCGAAAAAACACTTAAATAA
- a CDS encoding cytidine deaminase: protein MSKKTGDEMENYKELVAAAISAREMAYMPYSKFGVGAALLTKSGKIYKGCNIENATYTPTNCAERTAFFNAVSEGETEFDCIAIVGGKNGDSISELCPPCGVCRQVMMEFCEPESFKIILGKSPDEWEVYTLKELLPLGFSRANLVNQHD, encoded by the coding sequence TTGTCTAAGAAAACAGGTGATGAAATGGAAAATTATAAAGAATTGGTCGCAGCGGCTATTTCCGCGCGTGAAATGGCCTATATGCCGTACTCCAAATTCGGAGTAGGCGCGGCTCTGCTGACCAAAAGCGGAAAAATCTACAAAGGATGCAATATTGAAAACGCAACCTATACACCTACGAACTGCGCGGAGCGAACAGCTTTTTTCAACGCAGTCAGTGAAGGGGAGACTGAATTTGACTGTATTGCAATTGTCGGAGGAAAAAACGGTGATTCCATCAGCGAACTTTGCCCGCCATGCGGCGTGTGCCGGCAGGTTATGATGGAATTTTGTGAACCGGAAAGCTTCAAAATTATTCTTGGGAAAAGTCCGGACGAATGGGAAGTTTACACGCTGAAAGAGCTGCTTCCGCTTGGATTCAGCCGGGCGAATTTGGTGAATCAACATGATTAA
- the deoD gene encoding purine-nucleoside phosphorylase — translation MSNVPTPHNGAKEGEIAKTVLMPGDPLRAKFIAETYLTDTVCFNTVRNMLGYTGTYHGRRVSVMGGGMGIPSVGIYTYELFNFYGVDNIIRIGSAGGIADNVHVRDVVVGMGACTNSNYASQYNLPGTFAPIASYDLLNRAVIAAEKLKIHTVVGNVLSSDTFYDDNENALAAWKKMGVLAVEMEAAALYMNAARAGKNALCLLTISDCPFTGESLPAQERQTGFTQMMEIALEIA, via the coding sequence ATGTCTAATGTACCAACGCCCCACAATGGAGCCAAAGAAGGAGAAATCGCGAAGACCGTCCTAATGCCGGGTGATCCGCTTCGCGCTAAATTTATTGCGGAAACTTATTTGACCGATACAGTGTGCTTTAACACGGTGCGCAATATGCTCGGCTATACCGGAACCTATCACGGCAGACGCGTGTCCGTTATGGGCGGCGGAATGGGAATCCCCTCTGTCGGTATTTACACGTATGAGCTTTTTAACTTCTATGGGGTGGACAACATTATCCGTATCGGTTCGGCCGGCGGAATCGCGGACAATGTGCATGTGCGCGACGTCGTGGTGGGCATGGGCGCCTGCACCAACTCAAATTATGCCTCCCAGTACAATCTGCCCGGTACCTTTGCGCCGATTGCAAGCTACGATCTTTTAAACCGCGCGGTTATTGCTGCGGAAAAACTGAAAATTCATACGGTGGTGGGCAATGTGCTTTCCTCCGATACATTTTACGATGACAATGAAAATGCGCTGGCCGCATGGAAGAAAATGGGTGTTCTGGCAGTTGAAATGGAAGCCGCGGCACTGTATATGAATGCAGCGAGGGCGGGCAAAAACGCGCTTTGTCTTTTGACCATTTCCGACTGTCCGTTTACCGGTGAATCTCTCCCTGCCCAAGAGCGCCAGACCGGCTTCACTCAAATGATGGAAATTGCTTTGGAGATTGCCTGA
- a CDS encoding ABC transporter ATP-binding protein: MEVNREYAVQMHGITKMFGSFCALNDVSLDVKKGTIHAILGENGAGKSTLMNVLYGLYQAEAGEIFLNGEQVNIKNPNVAIEHGIGMVHQHFMLVDNFTVTQNIILGNEITNRFGVLNMKKARDEILEIVKKYGLEVDPDAKIEDITVGMQQRVEILKALYRGVDLLILDEPTAVLTPQEIDDLIQIMHNLIADGKTIIIITHKLKEIKASSDVCTIIRRGEYVDTVTVADVDQEELATKMVGHEVKLVVEKTPAVPGEVVFEINDLTVKDERKLDAVKNLSLKVRRGEIVGVAGIDGNGQKELVEAITNLTRAENGTIKINGAEIQNTTPRNVIDHKISTIHEDRQKRGLVLPFTVAENIVIEKYRSQPYNKGGMLNRSEILAYTKGLIKNFDIRPDNCENQPVRGLSGGNQQKVILAREISNEPDLLIAVQPTRGLDVGAIEYVHKTLIRERDNGRAILLISLELDEVMNVADTIDVIYAGTIVESFKQGEVDEKTIGLLMAGGKLNENVSQNS; the protein is encoded by the coding sequence ATGGAAGTCAACAGGGAATACGCGGTGCAAATGCACGGTATTACAAAAATGTTCGGCTCCTTTTGTGCTCTGAATGACGTTAGTCTCGATGTTAAGAAGGGCACAATTCATGCCATTTTGGGCGAGAACGGCGCCGGAAAAAGTACGCTTATGAATGTTCTGTACGGCCTGTATCAGGCTGAAGCAGGCGAAATCTTTTTAAACGGGGAACAAGTCAACATTAAAAACCCTAATGTTGCGATTGAACACGGAATAGGCATGGTTCATCAGCATTTTATGCTGGTAGACAATTTTACGGTCACACAGAATATTATTCTGGGCAATGAGATTACCAACCGATTTGGCGTATTAAATATGAAAAAAGCACGCGATGAAATTCTCGAAATTGTAAAAAAGTACGGTCTTGAAGTTGATCCGGACGCAAAAATAGAGGATATTACCGTTGGCATGCAGCAGCGTGTTGAAATATTAAAGGCACTTTACCGCGGCGTTGACCTGCTTATTTTGGACGAACCCACAGCGGTTCTGACTCCGCAGGAAATTGACGACCTGATTCAGATTATGCATAATCTGATAGCGGATGGAAAAACAATTATCATCATCACACACAAACTCAAAGAGATTAAAGCGTCGTCGGATGTCTGTACGATTATCCGCCGGGGCGAGTATGTTGACACGGTGACCGTCGCCGATGTTGACCAGGAAGAGCTTGCGACGAAGATGGTCGGCCATGAAGTGAAGCTTGTTGTTGAAAAGACGCCGGCTGTCCCCGGCGAAGTCGTTTTTGAAATCAACGACCTGACGGTGAAGGACGAACGCAAACTGGACGCGGTCAAGAACTTGTCGCTGAAAGTGCGCAGGGGCGAAATTGTAGGTGTAGCCGGAATTGACGGGAATGGCCAGAAAGAGCTGGTCGAAGCGATTACAAACCTGACACGGGCGGAGAACGGAACCATAAAAATCAATGGAGCGGAAATTCAGAATACGACTCCCCGCAACGTTATTGATCATAAAATATCGACGATACACGAAGACCGGCAAAAGCGCGGGCTGGTTCTGCCGTTTACGGTAGCGGAAAATATAGTGATTGAAAAATACCGCAGTCAGCCGTACAACAAGGGCGGCATGCTCAACAGAAGCGAAATTCTTGCCTATACCAAAGGACTGATCAAGAATTTTGATATTCGGCCTGACAACTGTGAAAACCAGCCGGTGAGGGGGCTTTCCGGCGGAAATCAGCAAAAGGTGATTCTTGCGAGGGAAATTTCCAATGAACCAGATCTTCTGATTGCCGTTCAGCCGACCCGCGGCCTTGATGTCGGCGCGATTGAATATGTGCACAAAACCCTGATACGCGAGCGTGACAACGGCAGGGCAATCCTTTTAATTTCGTTGGAACTTGACGAGGTAATGAATGTTGCGGATACCATTGACGTCATCTATGCCGGAACGATAGTAGAAAGTTTCAAGCAGGGTGAAGTTGACGAAAAAACAATTGGACTTTTAATGGCGGGAGGTAAGCTCAATGAAAACGTTAGTCAAAATTCTTAA
- a CDS encoding ABC transporter permease, protein MLSKMILLLGITLMYSTPLVFGALGGVISERSGVVNIGIEGMMTVGAFTAAAVSYFTGNPWLGLLAAGAAGGMIALLHAVASVTFKADQTISGIAINLIGPGFALFFCRLLFDNATMTLPAKTLPKLFGEGAFGDSPLKNLNVDITVVLALAAAAFMWFILYKTKWGLHVWSVGEHPAAADTLGISVSRIRYTCVFISGILAGFGGASMTLAIISQFTPTAISGQGFIALAAVIFGKWTPFGAYGACLLFGFAQALTIVLGGGDFAVPSQILAMLPYVLTIVVLILFVGRSVAPKADGEPYEKGVR, encoded by the coding sequence GTGTTAAGTAAAATGATTCTGTTGCTCGGTATTACACTGATGTACTCTACGCCTCTGGTTTTCGGTGCGCTGGGCGGGGTTATTTCAGAGCGTTCCGGCGTGGTAAATATCGGTATTGAAGGAATGATGACCGTGGGTGCTTTCACTGCGGCCGCAGTCAGCTATTTTACCGGGAATCCGTGGCTGGGTCTGCTTGCGGCTGGCGCGGCGGGCGGCATGATTGCTTTGCTTCATGCGGTTGCGTCCGTGACCTTTAAGGCGGATCAGACCATTTCCGGCATCGCGATTAATCTGATCGGGCCGGGTTTCGCGCTGTTTTTCTGCCGTCTGCTGTTCGACAACGCGACCATGACACTCCCTGCCAAAACACTGCCGAAGCTTTTTGGTGAGGGTGCGTTTGGCGATAGTCCGCTGAAAAATTTGAATGTGGATATTACCGTTGTACTGGCGCTTGCTGCGGCGGCGTTCATGTGGTTTATTCTGTACAAAACAAAGTGGGGGCTCCATGTGTGGTCGGTGGGCGAGCATCCCGCTGCGGCCGATACGCTCGGTATCAGCGTGAGCCGCATCCGCTATACCTGCGTATTTATATCCGGTATACTGGCCGGTTTTGGCGGCGCTTCCATGACGCTCGCTATTATTTCTCAGTTTACGCCGACTGCCATCAGCGGGCAGGGCTTCATCGCGCTGGCGGCCGTTATTTTTGGAAAATGGACCCCGTTTGGCGCTTACGGCGCATGTCTGCTGTTTGGCTTTGCGCAGGCGCTGACAATTGTGCTTGGCGGCGGAGATTTTGCCGTACCGTCGCAGATCCTTGCGATGCTTCCGTATGTTTTGACCATCGTGGTGCTGATTTTGTTTGTCGGGCGCTCTGTCGCTCCGAAGGCAGACGGCGAGCCATATGAAAAGGGCGTAAGATAA
- the deoC gene encoding deoxyribose-phosphate aldolase: protein MDHQEILGKVDHTLLTQTATWEEIKQICDDAVKYHTASVCIPASYVKRVKEYVGSQMAVCTVIGFPNGYSTTAVKVFETKDALQNGADEIDMVINIGYIKDGLFDLQLDEIKQVKAACGTHLLKVIIETCLLTDEEKIKMCEVVTNSGADFIKTSTGFSSSGATFDDVALFASHIGPNVRIKAAGGIKTMDDAERFVSLGASRLGTSRIIKIIKNEEAHGY from the coding sequence ATGGATCATCAGGAAATACTCGGTAAAGTAGATCATACACTGCTGACGCAGACCGCAACATGGGAAGAAATCAAACAGATTTGTGACGACGCCGTAAAGTATCACACCGCGTCGGTTTGCATTCCGGCTTCCTATGTGAAGCGCGTGAAAGAATATGTTGGCAGTCAAATGGCGGTTTGTACCGTCATCGGCTTTCCGAACGGATATTCCACGACTGCTGTCAAGGTGTTTGAAACGAAAGACGCGCTTCAAAACGGCGCCGATGAAATCGATATGGTGATCAATATCGGTTATATCAAGGACGGGCTTTTCGATTTGCAGCTTGATGAAATTAAGCAAGTTAAAGCCGCCTGCGGCACACATCTTCTCAAAGTGATTATTGAAACCTGTTTGCTGACGGACGAAGAAAAAATCAAAATGTGTGAAGTGGTGACCAATTCCGGCGCGGACTTCATTAAAACTTCGACCGGTTTTTCATCGTCGGGTGCTACGTTTGACGACGTCGCACTCTTCGCGTCCCATATCGGGCCGAATGTGCGGATTAAGGCGGCCGGCGGCATTAAAACAATGGATGACGCCGAAAGGTTTGTATCGCTTGGAGCTTCCCGCCTCGGTACGAGCAGAATCATAAAAATTATTAAAAATGAAGAAGCGCACGGGTATTAA
- a CDS encoding HAD family phosphatase, whose protein sequence is MIKNIVFDMGQVLVDFNPDFFIGHYTQDPEDIRLIRTEVFERGEWVEMDRGTVTEEDIIAPICARLPERLHEAAIGVLLHWQDYMKVLDNILPLVRELKKSGYSLYLLSNASKSIHRFTDKIIALQYFSGTFFSADVHYLKPDKTIYMKFFEKFSLDPRECYFIDDRIDNVEAGRKLGMEGFCYTGDVALLRAALHEAGICPTPDDNIEVICNENV, encoded by the coding sequence ATGATTAAAAATATTGTTTTCGACATGGGCCAGGTACTGGTAGACTTTAATCCGGACTTTTTTATCGGCCATTACACGCAAGACCCGGAGGATATCCGCCTCATTCGTACGGAAGTCTTTGAGAGAGGCGAATGGGTGGAGATGGACCGCGGCACCGTTACGGAAGAAGATATTATTGCGCCAATCTGCGCGCGCCTTCCGGAGCGTCTGCATGAAGCGGCGATCGGTGTGCTGCTGCACTGGCAGGATTATATGAAAGTGCTGGATAATATTCTGCCTTTGGTGCGTGAACTCAAAAAGAGCGGCTATTCGCTTTATCTGCTGTCCAACGCATCAAAAAGCATCCACCGCTTTACGGATAAAATAATAGCCCTGCAGTATTTTTCAGGAACGTTTTTTTCAGCGGATGTCCATTACTTAAAACCGGATAAAACGATCTATATGAAATTTTTTGAGAAATTTTCACTGGATCCGCGTGAATGCTACTTTATCGATGACAGAATTGACAATGTAGAAGCGGGCAGAAAACTCGGGATGGAGGGCTTTTGCTACACGGGGGATGTTGCTTTGCTCCGTGCGGCGCTTCATGAGGCCGGAATCTGTCCGACACCAGATGATAACATAGAGGTGATTTGCAATGAGAATGTATGA